The segment CGGGCCGCCCGCGCCGGGCTGGAGGCGGGTCTGGGCCTGGGACCGGGCATGGGCCCTGGGCGCCCGCGCGCTGCCGAGCGCCGCCGTGCCCTGGGCGGACTGCTGGGCGTGGGCGGCCTGGGCCTGCTCAGCTGGCTGGGCTGGCGCCAGGGCCCGCTGCCCGAGCTGCTGGCCGCCTGGCAGGCCGACCAGCACACGGCCCTGGGCGAGCGTCGCGAGCTGGCCCTGGCGGCGGGCTCGCGCCTGTGGCTCAACAGCGTCAGCGCCCTGCAGCTGCAGCCCCAGGGCCCGCAGCGGCCGCCCCTGCTGCGTCTGCTGGGGGGCGAGCTGCTGGCGCAGCTGCAGCCGCCACCCCTGGGCCAGGGCTGGAAGCTGGAGAGCGGCCGGGCGCGCCTGCAGACACAGGCGGCGCGCTTCACGCTGCGCCAGCCGCGGCCGGGCGAGCAGGTGTCGCGCCTGGATGTGTTCGAGGGTCGGGTCTTGCTGCAGGCCGGATCGGAGGCGCCGCGAGCCCTGCAGGCCGGCCAGGCGGCCCGCTTCGACGAGCAGGGCCTGCTGGGTCTGGGCCCGGCCCAGGCCTGGCGCCAGACCTGGACCAGCGGACGGCTGGTGGCCGAGTCCCTGCCCCTGGGCGAGCTGGTGGCCGAGCTGGCGCGCTACCAGCGCGGCCACATCAGCCTGGCGCCGGAGCTGGCCGATCTGCCGGTGATGGGCGTCTACCCGCTGGACGCCCCTGCGCAGGCCCTGGACATGCTGGCCCGCCAGCTGCCCCTGCGCGTGCGGCGCAGCCTGCCTTGGTGGACCACGGTGGAGCCGGCCTAGGCACGTGCACGTTTCTCGTGGCGTCACGGATGTGCGCAGCCGAGGCCAGGGGTGGGTGCTTCCGCTCATGTCCCCCGCCCTTGACTTCGCTTCAGCACCCACCCCTGCCCTCGGCCGGACTTGGCGCCTGCGACCACGCGCAGGCCACGGCCTTGCGGATCAGGACGGCAGTGGGCCTCTCGCAGCGAAGTCAAGGAGGAGGCGCCGGCCGCAGGCCGGCGGCGGGGGACATGAGCGGAGAGAGGCCCGCTGGCGGCCTGATCTTCGAGCGCTCGCCCCCCGGGTGGTTGCCGCGGCTGTGTCTCCGAGCCGAGCCGCGAAGCATTTTTTTTCACGCCCGCAGTTCCCCTTTTGCGCGGCTCGTTCGATCAAGAGGCAAGCAAGGACCTTGGCGCCCTCCGACCTGTCGGGGAATGGGCGTCTTGGGGTCCGGATTCAGCCTTTGTCGAGGAGCGTTGTCACCATGGCCCACCGCCATCCCCTGTCCCTGTTCATGCCGCGTCCCGCGGCCCTGGCCGCCCGCAGCCTGCTGGGCGCCGCCCTGCTGGCCCCGCTGGGGCCGCTGCTCGCCCAGACGGCCGCGCCCGCCGCACCGGCTGGCTCAGCGGCCGAGGCGCCGCGTGCCTATGCCATTCCGGCCGGACCGCTGGCCGCGGCCCTGACCCGCTTTGCCGCCGAGAGCGGCCTCTTGCTGGCCGCGCCGGCCGGCCTGACCCAGGGGCGCATGAGCCCGGGCCTGAATGGCCGCTACACCGCCCCCCAGGGCTTCGAGGCCCTGCTGCAGGGCAGCGGTCTGGAAGCCCTGCGCCAGCCCGATGGCAGCTACGGCCTGCGCCCGCGCGCGGGCGCCGTGCAGGCGCCGCCGCCCGCGACTGAGGAGGCCCTGCCCGTGGTGCGCGGCCGCGCCAGCCGCGCCCTGGATGCGCCCAGCGAGGGCAGCGGCAGCCTGCTGGCCCGCGGCCAGAGCTC is part of the Shinella sp. XGS7 genome and harbors:
- a CDS encoding DUF4880 domain-containing protein; the encoded protein is MSRSLPSTTDMPAVAELEAAAQWYARLRDESAGEPERAAWRAWLAQSAGHAAAWARIEAVSRRFEPLREAGPPQARAARAGLEAGLGLGPGMGPGRPRAAERRRALGGLLGVGGLGLLSWLGWRQGPLPELLAAWQADQHTALGERRELALAAGSRLWLNSVSALQLQPQGPQRPPLLRLLGGELLAQLQPPPLGQGWKLESGRARLQTQAARFTLRQPRPGEQVSRLDVFEGRVLLQAGSEAPRALQAGQAARFDEQGLLGLGPAQAWRQTWTSGRLVAESLPLGELVAELARYQRGHISLAPELADLPVMGVYPLDAPAQALDMLARQLPLRVRRSLPWWTTVEPA